A single region of the Synergistes jonesii genome encodes:
- a CDS encoding IS5 family transposase (programmed frameshift), with the protein MEITQEQYDRIEKYLPRQRGNVSMSNLQLINAILYVTENGCKWRALPKSYGNWHTIYVRMNRWSKNGVLQRVFEVLQVENIIRIRVEAVCLDSTSVKVHPNGTGALKKGGKQSIGRSRGGLTTKIHMVTATDRSAVSFVLSGGEAHDSPEGIALLDKIIRVPEQKYILMDRAYEGENMRSEAMEKGYFPVVPPKSNRKDPWEYDRERYKQRNEIERYFLRLKRFRKIFTRYDKLDVLFCGFIYFAMIVDAI; encoded by the exons ATGGAAATCACTCAAGAACAATATGATCGTATCGAAAAATACTTGCCCCGTCAGCGCGGGAATGTGAGTATGAGTAATCTCCAACTGATCAATGCGATACTGTATGTCACGGAAAACGGCTGCAAGTGGAGGGCACTGCCGAAATCCTATGGGAACTGGCATACGATTTATGTACGCATGAACAGGTGGAGCAAAAATGGCGTTTTACAGCGCGTGTTTGAAGTGTTGCAAGTGGAGAACATTATTCGCATAAGGGTCGAGGCGGTCTGCCTGGACAGCACATCGGTAAAGGTTCATCCCAACGGAACGGGAGCTTTAAAAAAAG GAGGAAAACAGTCCATTGGAAGATCGAGAGGCGGGCTCACAACGAAGATTCATATGGTCACCGCAACTGACAGATCGGCTGTCAGCTTCGTGCTATCCGGAGGAGAAGCCCATGACTCGCCGGAAGGCATAGCTCTGCTTGACAAGATCATAAGAGTCCCAGAGCAAAAATACATCCTGATGGACAGAGCTTATGAGGGAGAGAATATGCGGAGCGAAGCGATGGAGAAGGGATATTTTCCGGTTGTTCCTCCAAAATCGAACCGCAAAGATCCATGGGAGTATGATAGGGAGAGATATAAGCAACGCAATGAGATAGAGCGATATTTCTTGCGTCTTAAGCGGTTTCGGAAAATATTTACCCGTTACGATAAGCTTGACGTGCTGTTCTGTGGGTTCATCTACTTTGCTATGATCGTAGATGCAATTTAA